A single genomic interval of Geotrypetes seraphini chromosome 1, aGeoSer1.1, whole genome shotgun sequence harbors:
- the LOC117346559 gene encoding uncharacterized protein LOC117346559, translating to MFFANITAATTEKCLSNTTFEQVWRTVFSDVIHAGHWLQIPSSKIRCEETLCQGYFTIYNVTKQSIMCKYIVMPLLIGSAPNQHFWTPTFYGQVIDMYNRTHDLKVCKLQSAVYEPCLLQNTVNKCEWTIMPITYRYMVEIAPQVVCVVTDQPVIPGMAVPFSGCIHNISVLHWENDTFILTSDVDKDVSIIWNSTKWDVPNWDLNLTKFKNILTQSTKIQSAIQYLNQSIMAHQLTTTIAVDSIVTIGSGIADATSHHWWDIFLGYSPSAKTTLDWIIHPLLIVVILVIILSIWNCYVAYGICCKQQKVMMVTYNTHC from the coding sequence ATGTTCTTTGCAAACattacagcagcaacaacagaaaaatgtctttcaaacacaactTTTGAACAAGTGTGGAGGACCGTCTTTTCTGATGTAATCCATGCAGGCCATTGGCTACAAATACCTAGTTCGAAGATAAGGTGTGAGGAAACCCTATGTCAAGGATATTTTACCATATACAATGTAACCAAACAGAGTATAATGTGTAAATACATAGTGATGCCTTTACTAATTGGGTCAGCTCCTAATCAACACTTTTGGACCCCCACCTTTTATGGACAGGTGATAGATATGTATAATCGTACCCATGATTtaaaagtttgtaaattacaatctGCTGTATATGAACCATGTTTATTGCAAAATACTGTAAACAAATGTGAATGGACTATTATGCCAATAACCTATAGGTATATGGTCGAAATAGCACCACAAGTAGTATGTGTAGTAACTGATCAACCAGTGATACCAGGAATGGCAGTGCCTTTTTCGGGATGTATTCATAACATTTCAGTATTACACTGGGAAAATGACACATTCATATTAACTTCCGATGTAGATAAGGATGTGTCTATCATTTGGAATAGCACTAAATGGGatgttccaaattgggatttaaatTTGACCAAATTTAAGAACATATTAACTCAATCAACCAAAATACAGAGTGCCATCCAATACCTAAATCAAAGTATTATGGCTCATCAGCTTACCACCACTATTGCAGTAGACTCGATAGTGACAATAGGGTCAGGAATAGCTGATGCTACTTCACATCATTGGTGGGATATATTTTTAGGATATTCACCTTCAGCTAAAACGACTCTGGATTGGATCATCCATCCTCTGTTAATAGTTGTTATTCTGGTAATAATTTTATCTATCTGGAATTGTTATGTGGCATATGGCATTTGTTGTAAACAACAAAAAGTGATGATGGTTACATACAACACTCATTgttaa